A genome region from Euphorbia lathyris chromosome 4, ddEupLath1.1, whole genome shotgun sequence includes the following:
- the LOC136227930 gene encoding gibberellin 2-beta-dioxygenase 1, producing the protein MASSAQNLPNIYAATSAPPPTPSSQPNNHHHLTSPAAVDALSRLLHRLPPTLSLPTRRSSLSTSLLPVISDLASGDQLLSASSQLGFFQLTNNVNVSSDLANSAESEARSLFELTSDQKQSYFPRNWPFGFEEDEDGNGESFWLDDAACESAELSLLSMRELTRALEKIGLDIIDMLSGAVGFENPLKDDPTRMCSLMVLHEGVYGDKPTISGGSYPYVVGLQYVIRSRKYSLLADSGWVSVQPEPESVMVTLGDIAQVWSNGKVKKVRGRALPCNNIGVEDNNSKCVSMTLLISLPTETTVSPLLPKLDMEDDEEKEAEADAEEEISDGSNIVVKKEKRVFNSFSFEDYAWRVYHEPLLFKDPLDRFRI; encoded by the exons ATGGCTTCCTCAGCTCAAAATTTACCAAACATCTACGCCGCCACCTCTGCTCCGCCGCCAACGCCGTCATCTCAACCTAACAACCACCACCATCTCACTTCTCCCGCCGCCGTCGACGCACTCTCTCGTCTCCTCCACCGCCTCCCTCCCACCCTTTCCCTTCCTACTCGCCGCTCCTCTCTCTCCACCTCTCTCCTCCCTGTTATCTCCGACCTTGCCTCCGGCGATCAGCTACTCTCCGCTTCTTCTCAACTCGGCTTCTTTCAACTCACTAATAATGTTAATGTCTCCTCCGACCTTGCTAACTCAGCCGAGTCCGAGGCTCGCTCTCTCTTCGAACTCACTAGTGATCAAAAGCAATCGTACTTCCCCAGGAACTGGCCTTTTGgctttgaagaagatgaagatggaaACGGTGAGTCGTTTTGGTTGGATGATGCAGCTTGTGAGTCAGCCGAGTTGAGCTTATTATCCATGCGCGAGTTAACTCGGGCTTTGGAGAAAATCGGGCTGGATATAATCGATATGCTTTCGGGTGCTGTTGGGTTTGAGAACCCGTTGAAGGATGACCCGACCCGGATGTGTTCTTTAATGGTATTACATGAGGGTGTATACGGAGATAAACCAACTATATCGGGTGGGTCTTATCCATATGTAGTCGGGTTACAGTATGTAATTCGGAGCCGGAAGTACTCATTGCTGGCGGATTCGGGTTGGGTTTCCGTTCAGCCCGAACCGGAGTCTGTTATGGTCACTTTAGGCGATATTGCTCAG gTGTGGAGCAATGGAAAAGTGAAGAAAGTAAGAGGAAGAGCATTGCCATGTAATAATATAGGTGTAGAAGACAATAATTCGAAGTGTGTATCAATGACATTACTTATCTCTCTTCCTACCGAAACCACCGTCTCTCCTCTTCTCCCGAAACTAGATATGGAAGACGACGAAGAAAAAGAAGCCGAAGCCGACGCAGAAGAAGAAATTAGTGATGGAAGCAACATTGTTGTGAAGAAGGAAAAAAGAGTGTTCAATTCATTTTCGTTTGAGGATTATGCTTGGAGAGTCTATCATGAACCTCTTCTCTTCAAAGATCCACTCGATAGATTTCGTATTTAA